DNA sequence from the Coffea arabica cultivar ET-39 chromosome 11c, Coffea Arabica ET-39 HiFi, whole genome shotgun sequence genome:
CCACTAACAGTATGCTTTGCTGTCCTTCTCCTATTACAGGTGAGCTTCCAATCTGCAGCGAGTGTTATAAGTATCTTTAGGAATCTTTACAGCATGTATCAGGTAATTTTCTCATGCTTTATAATGCCTTCAGTGATGTTTCCGCTTTATCCTATACTGATGCAGATATTCAAATGTAACCAAGCATTTGCTTTTTATTAGGACTGCCAAACTTTGTTTTGTGACAATCATGTTGCGAAACGCTCTTCAGGTCATGTGAATCATCAGCCAACAGGTATTACTAAGCTTTTGCACTACCAAAGTTTTCTTCGTTAACAATGTATGTGCACTTACTTTGCAATTTACTTTGTAGGAAATACTAGTGAGCATAGCCGGCCTCATAATTCGAGAAGCAGAAAGCCTGCAGGAAGAAAAGGTTGTTCTAGCTTTACTAGCCTTCTTAGTATGGCTTTATCAAATTTATCAGTAAATGAATTTAATGGCAATTTTATCTATGCTAATATTTTATGTTTAATTTGTAAGGAAACATGCATTCATTGGAACAGAAGCTTTAGAATTCATACCTACTGCTTCTGATACTTTGCCATCACAGGCTGACTGCAGGTATTGTGCAGCCAAGAAGTTTTATTCTGAAACTGCAAGCTTTTGGTGCTCTGATGGTGATGCTGTATTGCATCAAAACAGGCTACCTGATGTCCTCATTGAACTCTACACTGGACACACTGAAGAAGCAGTGTACTTTCCAACATATGTCAGAACATACAACTGCTTGTTTGCTTTTAGCTCGTTTGGTGTCCGCTATGACAAGGAACTCTGCAAAAGGACTAATGGAATATACACTTTCAAACTGCAAGGACAAACATATCATTTTGTTAATGACTTGATACCACACGGTGGTTCCTGAATGTACTTACAGCTATATTTCCATGATACAGATCTTGAGCTTCACAACAGGCTTGCAGTTTCTGAAAAGCTAACTGAGAGTATTGTTGTTAAAATTATGGATATGATGAAGGCTAATCCTTATGCATGCTTCTTTCGTAGCCTCAGAAATGTTCCTAACTTAGATTCCTGTCAGATTGTTCTAAAGACATTCTGCGACACCGATCAAAGAGTCTTCAATAAGCCTACTGcatctcaagttgctgctttgtGGGTTGAAGGAGACGAATCAAATAGTGGATATGCTAGACACATTCAAGTTTACACTAAAGATGGACAGCAGCGACGAGTGCAATATTACTACCGATGTTATGATGCATTGCAGTACCATTGCTGTTTGCATTTGGAGAAACTGGATGGCATCCAGGCATTAAAAGATCTGAAAGGCAAAATCCCAAAAAAtgcgaaagaaaagaaaaaaagaatgcaCGGGCAACAACTCTTACAAGTTTCAAATCTGCTGATGAAATGATTAATATGGAAGAACAAGGTTAGCAAATTACATATTTGCTTTATGAACTACATGAAGTAGTATCTTTACTTTATAGATTGAAATGCTTTACCCTTATTGCTTACTCATATATCAGTTCGCTTTTATTTTTAATGGCCAGCTTCCAAAGCATTTGACAGCTTAAATGTATATGCTTCAATGAGAGTAATATGCTTACAAATTGCAGATGAGAGCTGATTGTTCTCCAAGTATTGTCAACACTGGAAGACTATTTCAACAACTTGCTGTTGATATGTACATCAAGATTGAGAGTCAAAGACTTGACTTCTACAGGCACAAACAACAGCTTATAGGAAGAGAACAACTGCAAGGCATCATGGGTAGCATTATTCATGGTCAATCCAGTGGTTCTAAGATAGGCCAACGTGTTGCGCTTCCAGCTTCATTCATTGGAGGACCGAGATCGAGACATGAAAAGAAGAGATAAATTTGGCCAGCCTGATATATTCATTATTATGACCTGCAATCCTTCATGGCTAGAGATAAAAAAACATATGTTATCCGCTGATGAAGCTCATAACAGACCAGACCTTCTATCTCGAGTATTTCATTCAAAGCTTCCAAGTTCTGAAAGATGAATTATTCAAAAAGCAAATTTTTGGGGCTGTTGCTGCTTATACCTACGTTATCGAGTTTCAGAAACGAGGCCTGCCACATGTACATATGCTTATCATTCTTCAACCGGCATCAAAGTTGTACACCACTGAGGCACTTAACAAGATTGTTTCTGCTGAGATTCCTGACGCAAATCAAAACAGACACCTATTCAATATGGTGAGAAAGCACATGATGCACGGACCTTGTGGCCATAAAAATCCCAATAATGTCTGCATGGAAGGTTCACCAGTCAAAAAGTGcaaaaataattatcctaaaTGGTGGGCTGAAAAGACATCGCATGGAGATAATTCGTAACCTACATACAAGAGAAGGAAGAATGGTTGAAAAGTTATCGTTCGAGATCACCAGCTAGACAATAGATGTGTTGTACCTTACAACCCATACCTATTGGCCAAATTTGATTGTCACATTAACGTTGAAGTTTGTTCAAGTGTTAAAGCTGtcaaatacatttataaatacgTACATAAGGGTCATGACAGAATTCACTTTTGCATTAATGCTGATCGTGCTGCTGCCTCTTCTGCTCCATCAGTATCTGCTAGCTCAACTACATCAGCCACTCCTTCAGTGTCTGATCCGGTGGATGAAATCAAAGATTACCAGACAGGCAGATGGGTTTGTGCTGTTGAAGCAATGTGGCGTATCTATCTTCTTCCTCTAAGTGAAATGCATCCATCAGTCATTCATTTATAAGTTCACTTAGAGAACTTCCAATCGATGAGCTTCACAGAAGATCAAGATTTGCGTGAGCTTTTAAGTAATCCTTTTGCGAAGAGAACCATACTTGCTGAATTTTTTCGCACGAATTCAACTCAAGATTTAGCCAAGAGCCTGAAGTGCACTTACAAAGAATTCCCTGAACATTTTTTTTGGTATCCTGGATCAAAAGCATGGTCACCTCAAAAACAGAAAGACACAATTGGAGGATTAGT
Encoded proteins:
- the LOC140016582 gene encoding uncharacterized protein, coding for MALSNLSADCRYCAAKKFYSETASFWCSDGDAVLHQNRLPDVLIELYTGHTEEAVYFPTYLYFHDTDLELHNRLAVSEKLTESIVVKIMDMMKANPYACFFRSLRNVPNLDSCQIVLKTFCDTDQRVFNKPTASQVAALWVEGDESNSGYARHIQVYTKDGQQRRVQYYYRCYDALQYHCCLHLEKLDGIQMRADCSPSIVNTGRLFQQLAVDMYIKIESQRLDFYRHKQQLIGREQLQGIMGSIIHGQSSGSKIGQRVALPASFIGGPRSRHEKKR
- the LOC140016583 gene encoding uncharacterized protein; the protein is MKLITDQTFYLEYFIQSFQVLKDELFKKQIFGAVAAYTYVIEFQKRGLPHVHMLIILQPASKLYTTEALNKIVSAEIPDANQNRHLFNMVRKHMMHGPCGHKNPNNVCMEVCSSVKAVKYIYKYVHKGHDRIHFCINADRAAASSAPSVSASSTTSATPSVSDPVDEIKDYQTGRWVCAVEAMWRIYLLPLSEMHPSVIHL